From a region of the Melospiza georgiana isolate bMelGeo1 chromosome 23, bMelGeo1.pri, whole genome shotgun sequence genome:
- the BLACAT1 gene encoding bladder cancer associated transcript 1, protein MPQFTFACFCGLHGFCKMKRKKEEAGGGQETAV, encoded by the coding sequence ATGCCCCAGTTCACCTTCGCCTGTTTCTGCGGCCTCCACGGCTTCTGCaagatgaagaggaagaaggaggaggcCGGTGGGGGGCAGGAGACGGCCGTGTGA